In Drosophila willistoni isolate 14030-0811.24 chromosome XR unlocalized genomic scaffold, UCI_dwil_1.1 Seg144, whole genome shotgun sequence, one DNA window encodes the following:
- the LOC6638830 gene encoding neurotrophin 1, which yields MKSRCLFWALLHCVLYLDLVSGTNINGDDLMDFDFADTPDTTDWQLDDAELQGHDSENKIDNNMLDFSVDLNEPEPERHQVSPFDWREKVLRNALAKALTDEELRQKFVEVMPILRVLSSQQRLALSALISAQMNAKQGQELRLEQVRMMFGDDKKLLLPIVYDLANLVKNSARKYINLGTDLAAAALLNRRQDKLTEEESDHDDNVGTIDVSAMAEEDPSSSSSSSLEDFFDEMQAEVLDPQIINEALQSDLRNKTNQSHKKRVRRSPNEFIHKLTRSVPASVNEQQLMGGLAGRTIKLNTTAFQQPTDPTTAAPSPSVQTESYMEIEDLAFAGLNGTELPLNGADRRNTTINEDENLEPLPNPEELIAGPRYRMGSSKRPNQKVAIKRKRVQYQSGRGRPKTSASSHNPVVAPPYKKCERFTSHMCIRTDDYPLDQIMGSIRRHKNAMSALLAEFYDKPNNNLEFADEFDDYVINKKRREDEGSAGGMCQSVVRYARPQKAKSASGEWKFIVNTGQHTQTLRLEKCSNPGESCSYLAQTYRSHCSQVYNYHRLLSWDKVRGLHVDIFKVPTCCSCQVDGYRQQFPPLSSIQAKDYSPGSSYKLDNGNSNGYSTINEDDLDYNDESEEDELGLGYGNYNSRDTNELYSSSNKVRNKTPAPASLGPYLSPPDDEEQYAIGSSYKSHKSHKSSSSSTGSGGSLPLASSSSKKYYSQVSRRRPQHTEARVDLDLAPAPSELHTDQEVNVFAGPPLAGEMPRIPLNRKRIYTSTHTATAASSTSSSLSPSGGAGAGSGAARIRIPQTTSTSLPARTGTAAAAAVGPAVSSAAHAHQTVASPNPAVVQGQRTKSRPRFYAPHATASPTQSIIASPASSAASLPTGHHEQQQQHQSTALPQQPASVNYHVNSIYGGGVAGGVEVGGSHNGTKRVNYNYHPIIDFFEKNRRTEAAVNHERDYDTEESRLVEQRVYPGVGVGVGMGKNTAGIYQHPIPTTSHERRMGFGSGGLGGAGRPGFANDNAWQPMVVEQ from the exons ATGAAATCACGTTGCCTCTTCTGGGCCTTGCTCCATTGTGTACTGTATTTGGATCTAGTCAGCGGCACCAACATTAATGGGGATGATCTAATGGATTTCGATTTTGCTGATACGCCTGATACAACAGACTGGCAGCTGGACGACGCCGAACTACAGGGTCATGATTCAGAGAATAAAATTGATAATAATATGCTAGACTTTAGTGTGGACCTTAATGAGCCAGAGCCAGAGAGGCACCAGGTATCACCCTTCGACTGGCGCGAAAAGGTTCTACGCAATGCACTGGCAAAGGCACTCACTGATGAGGAACTCCGTCAAAAGTTCGTGGAAGTAATGCCCATACTAAGAGTTTTGTCCTCGCAGCAACGATTGGCTCTATCGGCATTGATTTCCGCCCAAATGAACGCTAAGCAGGGACAAGAACTAAGGCTAGAGCAG GTTCGCATGATGTTTGGCGACGATAAGAAGCTTCTGCTGCCCATTGTCTATGATCTAGCTAATTTGGTGAAGAACTCAGCACGGAAATACATTAATCTTGGTACTGATCTAGCGGCTGCAGCATTGCTTAATCGTAGGCAAGATAAATTAACGGAGGAAGAGAGTGATCACGATGACAACGTGGGTACTATTGATGTCAGCGCCATGGCAGAGGAAGACCCCTCCTCCTCTTCCTCGTCGTCGCTGGAAGATTTTTTCGATGAGATGCAGGCTGAGGTTTTGGACCCACAAATTATTAACGAAGCCTTACAGTCCGATCTGCGGAATAAAACCAACCAGTCTCACAAAAAACGTGTACGGCGCTCGCCCAATGAGTTCATTCATAAGCTGACCCGCTCGGTTCCTGCCTCGGTCAATGAGCAGCAGTTAATGGGGGGTCTGGCTGGACGAACTATCAAATTGAATACCACAGCATTCCAGCAGCCCACTGACCCGACAACGGCAGCTCCATCGCCCTCAGTACAAACAGAATCTTATATGGAAATAGAGGATCTTGCCTTTGCAGGGCTAAATGGAACCGAGTTGCCTTTGAATGGCGCTGATAGGCGTAACACTACAATTAACGAAGATGAAAATTTGGAGCCCCTTCCTAATCCAGAAGAGCTGATAGCAGGTCCCCGATATCGCATGGGCAGTAGCAAGCGACCCAATCAAAAGGTGGCTATTAAGCGGAAGCGTGTGCAATATCAGTCAGGACGAGGCAGACCGAAGACATCGGCCAGCTCACATAATCCTGTTGTGGCGCCCCCATACAAGAAGTGTGAACGCTTCACTAGCCACATGTGCATACGCACAGATGATTATCCACT TGATCAAATTATGGGCAGTATTCGTAGGCATAAAAATGCCATGTCCGCCCTTCTAGCCGAGTTCTATGACAAACCTAACAACAATTTGGAATTCGCCGATGAGTTCGACGATTATGTGATAAACAAGAAGCG ACGTGAAGATGAGGGCTCAGCTGGAGGCATGTGTCAGAGTGTGGTGCGCTATGCCCGACCCCAAAAGGCAAAGTCTGCTTCGGGAGAGTGGAAATTCATAGTGAATACGGGACAGCATACTCAAACTCTGCGGCTTGAGAAGTGCAG CAATCCCGGTGAGAGTTGCTCATATCTGGCCCAAACTTATCGTTCTCATTGCTCCCAGGTCTACAACTATCATCGCCTCTTGAGCTGGGACAAGGTACGCGGCCTTCATGTGGATATCTTTAAGGTGCCCACTTGCTGCTCTTGTCAGGTTGACGGCTATCGCCAACAGTTTCCGCCGCTCTCCTCTATTCAAGCTAAAGATTACTCGCCGGGGTCCAGCTATAAGCTGGATAATGGCAATAGCAATGGCTACAGCACTATTAACGAGGACGATCTTGATTACAACGATGAGAGCGAAGAAGATGAACTCGGCCTTGGCTATGGTAACTACAATAGTCGCGATACCAACGAGTTGTACTCCAGCagcaacaaagtgcgtaacaAGACCCCGGCTCCGGCTAGTTTGGGTCCTTATCTAAGTCCACCCGACGACGAAGAGCAATATGCAATAGGCTCCAGTTACAAGAGCCACAAAAGTCACAAGAGTAGCAGTAGTAGCACCGGAAGTGGTGGTAGTCTGCCTCTAGCTAGTTCCAGTTCGAAAAAGTACTACAGCCAGGTCAGCCGACGTCGGCCCCAGCATACTGAGGCTCGCGTGGATCTGGATTTGGCTCCAGCACCTAGCGAGCTGCACACTGATCAAGAGGTAAACGTATTTGCCGGCCCACCGCTGGCTGGGGAAATGCCGAGAATACCCCTCAATCGCAAGCGTATTTATACCTCCACCCATACAGCCACCGCAGCATCTTCAACATCATCCTCATTATCACCGTCTGGAGGAGCAGGAGCGGGATCAGGAGCAGCCCGCATACGCATACCTCAGACCACAAGCACCAGTCTTCCCGCCCGAACAGGAACTGCCGCAGCAGCCGCAGTCGGCCCAGCAGTCAGTAGTGCCGCCCATGCCCATCAAACAGTTGCATCACCTAACCCTGCCGTCGTCCAGGGCCAACGTACCAAGTCGCGACCTCGTTTCTATGCGCCCCACGCGACTGCGTCGCCCACCCAGTCGATCATCGCCAGCCCAGCTAGCTCAGCGGCGTCATTACCGACAGGCCACcatgagcagcagcagcagcatcaatcGACGGCACTTCCCCAACAACCGGCGTCCGTTAATTACCATGTGAACTCCATTTACGGCGGTGGAGTGGCAGGAGGTGTCGAAGTTGGAGGCTCTCATAATGGTACCAAACGGGTTAACTACAATTATCATCCCATTATCGATTTCTTTGAAAAGAACAGACGGACGGAGGCAGCTGTAAACCATGAGAGAGACTACGATACTGAAGAATCTCGCCTAGTGGAACAGCGTGTCTATCCAGgagtgggtgtgggtgtgggcaTGGGCAAAAACACAGCTGGCATCTATCAGCATCCTATTCCAACAACTTCGCATGAACGTCGCATGGGATTTGGTTCTGGTGGCTTGGGGGGTGCCGGGCGGCCTGGTTTTGCCAATGACAATGCCTGGCAGCCAATGGTTGTGGAGCAATAG
- the LOC6639152 gene encoding mucin-5AC — translation MSLMDIHRSNESFWRSCCCYCWLLCLLLLLVVVETAPGTTTTTVSETQTNATNGAIRETEVSVAATQSQAEVQHNVTAAAMASATATATMTAGSESPQVPVNSAEILSSSDVDVVGDKPITYRPSGASRPSLAPSNSAQDRERKLMNVLAARRSALHRGGFRTRIGTTGRSAISPAAVAAIETTSKSPSDPRSVCIRNCTKNFTRRTTASCMRQCANFTRMAMAGTANSTVAQRDRSSAKVTSDRDTNEILFSDESSHGLFVVAKEQNDTVNHIAAATKSPTNGKQRGRSKPAISTANSAEEEDEDEDELQPYVYFGALLPPIKPASLSITAAVGDDEHPRVLEVSVASTSASTTTSSTTTTTTTTPVPKEEATVRVSTRRPLTAVERSRSRYKYHMRERGVSPPVPPAIPAAIPSSRTRYVGSGRPTVGLNDEDTLLKPIPTGRRVMRPPASSTPLIITVLSAEDETTIKRIEDVPTTNSPTTTSAMTSTSSTSTTTTTTTTTTTTTTTTTTPSPAPPSFPSPPVTTSMPTTTKKPPTTTTQSLPSTRTTTTTKAPSSTTTVKRKTIIEEDTERLRALGPLLTQEVSEDQGNLIIFCNNTDDCGITPLSTTTDSNSKILRTTVLTSVRSTVNPRISTSTQVPAVFIGVLESSSSSQSTPMDISSTSIADERDVGLEMRRMNLVTLVLVAVGIIPLAAIILYLVRNYVVRRRAKQGEVFDVCITDQQPISPVKKVDSKYQLDDEEDEVDHHHHRDANHNRYGDGDKSSLASEFQEFDRSNIRLKSLLGEGNFGQVWKAEADDLSGHFGATRIVAVKTIRACSAQVSLKEEASIMRKLGSHQNVVTLLGACVESEPHMLIMEYAMRGRLLSLLRAARSATNILPASVPGGRSLAPLSPRTLAGFALDIACGMEYIAGRRIVHRDLAARNVLLDHNGMCKICDFGMSIDLDAERLRKEQEKNVANDLMRHKFKFDFGSRYILQHWQHTFGQGQENSHHTPSEKKSHGHDTIGKRHALPIRWMAPESLQYHMFTTETDIWAFGIVLWEIATLGSTPYSQLTGREVIRRVPQGLRPELPKESRHEFYNLMSRCWHKEPHLRPSFGQSRLEITRSLHKWVDDDSAASDYMDVSGFSEDLEHGVVYFNHRISEFECEI, via the exons ATGTTGTTGGCGACAAACCCATCACATATCGGCCTTCTGGTGCTAGCCGGCCGTCGTTAGCACCTTCGAACTCTGCGCAGGATCGGGAACGCAAACTAATGAATGTTCTAGCCGCTCGCCGTTCGGCACTTCACCGGGGCGGCTTTCGCACACGCATTGGCACCACTGGTCGAAGTGCTATATCCCCAGCGGCTGTGGCAGCCATTGAAACCACCTCGAAGTCCCCTAGCGATCCGCGTTCGGTGTGCATTCGCAATTGCACAAAGAATTTCACAAGGCGGACAACAGCAAGTTGTATGCGGCAATGCGCCAACTTCACACGCATGGCAATGGCGGGAACAGCAAATAGTACGGTGGCGCAGAGAGATAGAAGTTCAGCAAAGGTGACCAGTGATCGGGACACCAATGAAATACTTTTCAGTGACGAGTCCTCCCATGGACTTTTTGTAGTGGCCAAGGAGCAGAATGATACAGTGAATCACATAGCAGCTGCCACCAAGTCGCCGACGAATGGAAAACAGCGAGGACGCAGCAAGCCGGCAATATCCACAGCTAATTCGGCGGAGGAAGAAGACGAAGATGAGGACGAACTGCAACCGTATGTTTATTTTGGAGCTTTGTTGCCACCAATTAAACCCGCATCTCTCAGCATTACGGCTGCAGTCGGTGATGATGAGCATCCTCGAGTGCTGGAAGTTTCGGTGGCTAGCACGAGTGCCAGCACTACCACAAGTTCCACAACCACCACCACGACCACCACTCCAGTTCCGAAAGAGGAAGCAACAGTGAGGGTCTCCACACGACGTCCATTGACTGCTGTGGAACGGAGCAGGAGTCGTTATAAATATCACATGCGAGAGCGCGGAGTGTCACCACCAGTTCCACCGGCCATACCAGCCGCGATTCCAAGTAGCCGGACGCGTTATGTAGGATCTGGACGACCTACTGTAGGATTAAATGATGAAGATACCCTTTTAAAGCCTATACCAACTGGTCGCAGAGTGATGAGGCCCCCTGCCTCTTCGACACCACTGATTATCACTGTGCTTAGTGCAGAGGATGAAACCACAATAAAACGTATTGAAGATGTGCCCACTACAAATAGTCCAACCACTACGAGTGCAATGACTTCAACCAGCAgtacatcaacaacaacaacaacaacaacaacaactacaacgacaacaacaacaacaacaacaccgtcACCGGCACCACCTTCATTCCCATCACCGCCTGTTACCACTTCAATGCCAACTACCACTAAAAAGCCGCCCACAACTACAACTCAAAGCCTTCCATCCACCcgcaccaccaccactacTAAAGCTCCTAGCTCCACCACTACTGTTAAGCGTAAAACGATAATAGAAGAGGACACCGAACGTCTGCGAGCCTTAGGGCCGCTACTTACCCAGGAGGTCAGTGAGGATCAGGGGAATCTTATTATATTTTGCAACAACACCGACGACTGTGGAATCACACCGCTAAGCACGACCACCGATTCAAATTCAAAGATTCTACGCACTACAGTACTCACATCTGTACGTTCAACTGTGAATCCACGAATCTCCACATCGACCCAAGTTCCAGCTGTTTTCATTGGCGTCCTCGAGTCTTCATCCTCATCGCAATCTACTCCGATGGATATTAGCTCCACATCGATTGCCGATGAGCGTGATGTGGGTCTCGAAATGCGTCGCATGAATCTTGTTACCCTTGTGCTAGTGGCTGTGGGTATTATTCCGCTTGCCGCGATCATCCTCTATCTGGTGCGCAACTATGTAGTGCGTCGAAGGGCCAAACAAGGCGAAGTATTCGACGTCTGCATCACCGATCAGCAGCCTATCAGCCCAGTGAAGAAAGTGGACTCCAAGTATCAGCTGGACGATGAAGAAGATGAGGTTGACCATCATCATCACCGTGATGCTAACCACAATCGGTATGGAGATGGTGACAAAAGCTCACTGGCAAGTGAATTTCAGGAATTCGATCGCAGCAACATTCGCCTAAAAAGTCTTTTGGGTGAGGGAAATTTCGGACAAGTATGGAAGGCCGAAGCTGATGACCTAAGTGGACATTTTGGTGCAACCCGCATTGTAGCTGTGAAAACAATTCGTGCCTGCAGCGCCCAGGTTAGCCTTAAGGAAGAGGCGAGCATTATGCGCAAACTGGGCTCTCATCAAAACGTTGTCACCCTGTTGGGAGCTTGTGTAGAAAGTG AGCCCCATATGCTAATCATGGAATATGCAATGCGCGGACGGCTTTTATCCCTGCTGAGAGCAGCTCGTAGCGCCACTAACATTTTACCGGCTTCCGTGCCAGGAGGACGTAGTTTGGCCCCTTTGTCACCACGTACTTTGGCGGGATTCGCCTTGGACATAGCCTGTGGCATGGAGTATATTGCCGGCAGAAGA ATTGTCCACCGTGATTTAGCTGCACGGAACGTTTTACTTGACCATAATGGCATGTGCAAAATCTGTGACTTTGGAATGTCAATTGATCTAGATGCTGAGCGTTTGCGCAAGGAACAGGAGAAGAATGTCGCAAATGATCTGATGCGGCATAAATTCAAATTCGATTTTGGAAGCCGCTATATTCTCCAGCATTGGCAACACACCTTTGGCCAGGGTCAGGAGAATTCGCATCACACTCCATCTGAGAAGAAGTCGCATGGCCACGACACAATAGGCAAGAGACATGCTTTGCCCATTCGGTGGATGGCTCCCGAGAGTCTGCAGTATCACATGTTTACAACCGAAACAGATATTTGGGCCTTTGGCATTGTGCTCTGGGAGATTGCAACTTTGG GCTCGACTCCCTACAGCCAATTGACTGGCCGCGAAGTTATTCGCCGCGTACCACAAGGCCTCCGTCCCGAACTACCCAAGGAGAGCCGGCATGAGTTTTATAATCTTATGTCGCGTTGCTGGCATAAAGAGCCGCACTTGCGTCCCTCCTTTGGACAGTCACGTCTAGAAATCACTCGATCGCTGCACAAATGGGTGGACGATGATTCCGCAGCCTCCGATTATATGGATGTGAGCGGCTTTAGTGAGGATCTCGAACATGGTGTGGTCTACTTCAATCACCGCATCTCCGAGTTTGAGTGCGAAATATGA